One genomic window of Providencia hangzhouensis includes the following:
- the arsC gene encoding arsenate reductase (glutaredoxin) (This arsenate reductase requires both glutathione and glutaredoxin to convert arsenate to arsenite, after which the efflux transporter formed by ArsA and ArsB can extrude the arsenite from the cell, providing resistance.), giving the protein MTDSIKIYHNPRCSKSRETLALLTDKGITPTVVEYLKTPPTVAEIKKLLKMLGFKDARQLMRTKEELYKELNLNDDSLTQDQLIKAMHENPKLIERPIVVNGDKARLGRPPEQVCEIL; this is encoded by the coding sequence ATGACGGATTCGATTAAGATTTACCACAACCCACGTTGTTCTAAAAGTCGTGAAACCCTAGCCCTTTTAACTGATAAGGGTATCACTCCCACGGTGGTCGAATATTTAAAAACACCCCCAACGGTAGCTGAGATCAAAAAACTCCTTAAAATGTTAGGCTTTAAAGATGCTCGTCAATTAATGCGCACCAAAGAAGAGCTGTATAAGGAATTGAATTTAAACGATGACAGCTTAACTCAGGACCAACTCATTAAAGCGATGCATGAGAACCCTAAGTTGATTGAACGCCCTATCGTTGTTAATGGTGATAAAGCACGCTTAGGCCGTCCGCCTGAGCAAGTCTGTGAAATCTTATAG